The following coding sequences lie in one Cytobacillus sp. IB215665 genomic window:
- a CDS encoding flavodoxin has translation MSTVLIIYASMSGNTESIADLIEEGIQGEGVTVEKKDVFDVDINIIDKYNSIIFGSYTWGDGELPDEFLDFYDELTEVDLSGKDFAVFGSGDRSYKIYCGAVDIFESAILQQGGMLVQESLKIEDSPQGEEIEKCKLFGREFVRNIRK, from the coding sequence ATGTCAACAGTGCTTATCATTTACGCGAGTATGTCTGGTAATACTGAATCGATAGCTGATTTAATAGAAGAAGGGATACAGGGCGAAGGTGTAACAGTTGAAAAGAAAGATGTCTTTGATGTAGATATAAATATAATAGATAAATATAATTCAATCATATTTGGATCATATACTTGGGGGGATGGGGAGCTTCCAGATGAATTTTTAGATTTTTATGATGAGTTAACTGAGGTAGATTTGTCTGGGAAGGATTTTGCAGTGTTTGGTTCAGGAGATAGGTCTTATAAAATATACTGCGGAGCTGTTGATATTTTTGAGTCAGCTATATTACAACAAGGTGGAATGCTCGTCCAAGAGAGCTTAAAGATTGAGGACAGTCCTCAAGGCGAAGAAATAGAAAAATGTAAGCTGTTTGGAAGGGAGTTTGTTCGGAATATTAGAAAATAG
- a CDS encoding L,D-transpeptidase family protein translates to MQDQTNASAENNFITRKMTIYAILFIIFITIVTGNYLFRANNPTEASAEAQLESKKLEQEIAADKNNDEIEGLNSHTNETVQENQDLSTENTTSTESSSISEASVVEVQEIVEVVEVTEPVAESASTNTEEVQSTKIESKQSSETLLSSTEASINSRKQISIQYEISKGVTLFQISKLFYNENSTEFIQSYNNITHPELDVREGMQIVVPNPDKLAVYTVQEGDTLYEVARKFYSKSNLLNYIMEYNTILNPETDVKAGINIEIPTSSGIVVHTVQQAETLYSIMNTYYQLAYYVQEISEINGNIESIKSGETLIIPNIFKQHQTAIIENSPTVNANYLIEINRSNNILIAYKNGDEFFKTTVSTGENLSTPSGMFEIITKFVEPSYTAKNIPGGDPSNPLGSRWLGLSVPGTTGRTYGIHGTINPGSIGEYVTQGCVRMENEKIEWLFDRIPIGTKVKIV, encoded by the coding sequence TTGCAAGATCAAACAAACGCTAGTGCAGAAAATAATTTTATAACACGTAAAATGACGATTTATGCAATTCTTTTTATTATCTTCATAACAATAGTGACAGGAAATTATTTATTTAGAGCTAATAATCCAACAGAAGCAAGTGCTGAAGCACAACTTGAAAGCAAGAAGTTAGAGCAAGAAATAGCAGCTGATAAAAATAATGACGAGATAGAAGGTTTAAATTCACATACTAATGAGACCGTACAAGAAAATCAAGACTTGTCTACCGAAAATACTACCAGCACAGAGTCAAGTAGTATCAGTGAAGCTTCTGTAGTAGAAGTACAAGAAATTGTAGAGGTTGTAGAGGTTACAGAGCCTGTTGCTGAATCTGCATCTACAAATACAGAAGAGGTACAATCTACTAAAATAGAGAGTAAACAGTCTTCAGAAACCCTTTTAAGTTCTACGGAGGCATCAATTAATAGCCGTAAACAGATCTCCATCCAATATGAGATTTCAAAGGGAGTAACACTTTTTCAAATTTCTAAATTATTTTACAATGAAAATAGCACTGAATTTATACAATCATATAATAATATTACGCATCCTGAATTAGATGTCAGAGAAGGAATGCAAATCGTTGTTCCAAATCCGGACAAATTAGCTGTTTATACTGTACAAGAAGGTGACACATTATATGAGGTAGCGAGAAAATTCTATAGTAAATCTAATCTATTAAACTACATAATGGAATATAATACTATACTTAACCCTGAGACCGATGTAAAAGCCGGTATTAATATTGAAATACCTACTAGTAGCGGGATCGTAGTACATACCGTTCAACAAGCAGAAACGCTATATAGTATTATGAATACATATTATCAACTAGCGTATTATGTTCAAGAAATAAGTGAAATAAATGGTAATATCGAATCAATAAAAAGTGGTGAAACATTAATCATACCTAATATTTTTAAACAACATCAAACAGCTATAATTGAAAATAGCCCGACTGTAAATGCTAACTATTTAATAGAAATCAATAGATCTAATAATATTCTTATTGCATATAAAAATGGTGATGAATTTTTCAAAACAACAGTTTCAACGGGAGAAAATCTATCAACTCCTTCGGGTATGTTTGAAATCATTACTAAATTTGTTGAACCGTCATACACCGCTAAAAATATTCCAGGTGGAGATCCGTCAAATCCTTTAGGCAGTAGGTGGTTAGGTCTAAGTGTACCAGGCACAACAGGCAGAACATATGGTATACATGGGACGATAAACCCTGGATCTATTGGAGAATATGTAACACAAGGTTGCGTTCGAATGGAAAATGAAAAAATTGAATGGTTATTTGATCGAATTCCAATTGGCACTAAAGTAAAGATAGTATAA
- a CDS encoding DUF6526 family protein, producing MKSQNFKNHVRMHPIYHYIGAPLVTVVFIATLVNLIMAIYSGEGVLTALLWLAITLGLFITFSLVRLYSTKLQDRIIRSEENFRHYTLTNTMLNSRLTIKQIIALRFASDDEFPALCERTIKENLQPKDIKKAVKHWRGDHYRV from the coding sequence ATGAAAAGTCAAAACTTTAAGAACCATGTTCGTATGCATCCAATTTATCATTACATAGGAGCGCCACTTGTAACAGTAGTATTTATTGCAACACTTGTCAATTTAATTATGGCGATTTATAGCGGTGAAGGGGTTTTAACAGCTTTATTGTGGTTAGCTATTACATTAGGCTTATTTATAACATTTTCTTTAGTAAGACTATATTCAACGAAGTTGCAAGATCGAATCATACGTTCAGAAGAGAATTTTCGTCATTATACTCTTACGAATACAATGCTAAATTCAAGGTTAACGATCAAACAAATTATTGCTTTGCGTTTTGCGAGTGATGATGAGTTCCCAGCTTTATGTGAACGTACTATTAAAGAAAATCTACAACCTAAAGATATAAAAAAAGCAGTAAAGCATTGGCGTGGAGACCACTATCGTGTATAG
- a CDS encoding S-layer homology domain-containing protein — MTGFQKIAQIFLAIALLTVGFNSNQVHASIVFSDVPSNHWAKEEIEGLASQGVINGYPDGSFLPNDYITRAHAAVIIGRALNIDLSNRPNPHFVDVSTSNSAYPYIAALVDEEVFGRNEEFNPNNPLTRAQMAKILVEAFNIEGVSNKVFDDLPYHHWATTYVTKLVASNITTGISPTEFSPNGYVTRAQMAVFVIRTLDSQEKNTTKVEKSFIYDVLDLVNVERAKENIHPLELSTEVTEVAQIKAEDMRDQNYFSHTSPTYGSPFDMLKQFGVQWTSAAENIAAGQSTPEEVVTGWMNSDGHRKNILSSNYTEIGIGFTEGGSHGYYWVQMFIGK, encoded by the coding sequence ATGACAGGTTTTCAAAAGATAGCTCAAATATTCCTAGCAATCGCACTGTTAACAGTTGGCTTCAATTCTAATCAAGTCCATGCTAGTATAGTGTTTTCTGATGTTCCGTCTAATCATTGGGCTAAGGAAGAAATAGAAGGTTTAGCTTCACAAGGAGTTATTAATGGTTATCCAGATGGTTCATTTCTTCCGAATGACTATATTACTAGAGCTCATGCCGCAGTGATAATAGGAAGAGCACTAAATATTGATTTAAGTAATCGCCCAAATCCACATTTTGTAGATGTAAGCACATCAAATTCTGCCTACCCATACATAGCTGCGCTAGTAGATGAAGAAGTTTTTGGTAGAAATGAAGAATTTAATCCGAACAACCCTTTGACTCGAGCTCAAATGGCAAAAATATTAGTAGAGGCTTTTAATATTGAAGGCGTTTCTAATAAAGTGTTCGATGATCTTCCTTATCATCATTGGGCAACCACTTATGTTACTAAACTAGTAGCTTCTAATATTACGACTGGCATATCTCCAACTGAATTTTCACCTAATGGGTATGTAACACGAGCGCAAATGGCAGTATTTGTAATACGAACACTAGATTCTCAAGAGAAAAATACTACCAAAGTTGAAAAATCATTTATTTATGATGTACTTGATTTAGTAAACGTAGAACGAGCAAAAGAAAACATACATCCACTTGAACTATCTACTGAAGTAACCGAAGTAGCTCAAATAAAAGCTGAAGATATGCGTGATCAGAACTATTTTTCACATACATCTCCCACATATGGAAGTCCATTCGATATGCTGAAGCAATTCGGTGTACAGTGGACTAGCGCAGCAGAAAATATCGCAGCTGGGCAATCAACTCCAGAAGAAGTTGTAACTGGATGGATGAACAGTGACGGTCATCGTAAAAACATTCTTTCATCTAACTATACTGAAATTGGTATTGGATTTACTGAAGGTGGTTCACATGGTTACTATTGGGTACAGATGTTTATTGGCAAGTAG